One Xenopus tropicalis strain Nigerian chromosome 8, UCB_Xtro_10.0, whole genome shotgun sequence genomic window carries:
- the pogz gene encoding pogo transposable element with ZNF domain isoform X3: protein MDTDLFMECEEEELEPWQKLSDVIEDSAVEDYSYMDKSSSVSVNLQPVAPLPVVTQQPLNSHFSTATTITTSAAQNSDSAKKTLVTLFANNSGQTPIVQSSGQPLILTQNAGAGLGTMVPQPMLRPMQVMQNANHASNSSVATQPIFITTQGFPVRNVRPVQNAMNTMNQVGIVLNVQQGQTVRPITIVPAPGTQFMKPGVGVPQVFSQVTQVRPAPSVPVRPATNTFTTVIPATLTIRSTVPQSNAQPNKPTASMATTSAPSQPIRQIAMQPQQTQILATNQNSQSTSSNLGKLVSIANLVAVNKTGEPNDLVKFVNAVSGNQSAVLNSSQIVLPSTTSSSTSNSSSTVQRILPPEPSGMKCTAASVSSADSSDSNRKFCPRCRAQFRVTEALRGHMCYCCPDLLDFSNKSKESELPSQTTQAICTDKIISAATPSSTTPSTTAPPAGKGQESSQEEGMQGKLIMLVDDFYYGRDVGNTYQMQSYPKVATTFRCPHCTKRLKNNIRFMNHMKHHVELDQQNGEVDGHTTCQHCYRQFSTPFQLQCHLENVHSSYESTTKCKICEWAFDSEPLFLQHMKDTHKPGEMPYVCQVCQYRSSIYAEVDTHFRLNHEDTRYLMCVYCLKVFKNGNAFQQHFMRHQKSVYHCNKCRLQFLFAKDKIEHKLQHHKTFRKPRQLEGLKPGTKVTIRASRAPSRSLPVSSADTTSMPLVDMDTDSLADSLYSMQYKRTVKKTSENLSNIHTKRPPYGRQSCLECSLDITDFQNHFPTYVHCSLCRYSTCCSRAYANHMINNHVPRKSPKYLALFKSCKPSVVALTCSSCPFVTRIGDAMAKHLVFNPAHSYCNVIYPGSSSSCFLRMASKTQEDDVRSYRTAVATVGTSEKVSEEALPVSEAPSLEEVNHTINVEELEEELEEKPDEAEAGEQEAQNKQEQLSVKKLRVVLFALCCNIQQAAEHFHNSPQRIRRWLQRFQTFQEENQDNLSEGKYLGAEAEEKLAEWVLAQREQQQPVNEETLFQKATKIGRSLEGGFKISYEWAVRFMLRHNLSTHSKVAVAHPLPKEMESNSKTFIEFVQRQIHSQDLPLSMIAAVDEISLFLDLEVLGSDERKENALQTVGTGEPWCDVVVTILADGSLLPTLVFTRSSSSGEVPESIILEAREDGYTDDEIVELWSSRVWQKHAECPNNKGMAVVDCHRTHLSEEVLSIMSSTCTLPAIVPSGCSSKIQPLDVCIKRAVKNFLHKKWREQAREMAEATCDSDILLQLVLCWLAEVLEVITEHPELVQQSFLVASVLPGPDGIANTSKRNAEMQEELINLLEEQLKLGVGEQDDDTDQCNDSQPEEYTDPEVLQQLFEGESDTESFYGFDETELEPM from the exons ATGGACACGGATCTGTTTATGGAATGTGAGGAGGAGGAGCTGGAACCCTGGCAGAAGCTGAGTGATGTGATCGAAGACTCGGCAGTAGAGGATTATAGCTACATGGACAAGAGCTCTTCAG TATCAGTCAATCTGCAGCCGGTGGCTCCTCTTCCCGTGGTCACTCAACAGCCCCTGAACAGCCATTTCTCCACCGCCACCACCATAACCACCAGCGCTGCGCAGAACAGCGACTCTGCCAAGAAAACCTTGGTGACGCTCTTTGCAAATAACAGTG GTCAGACGCCAATTGTGCAGTCGAGCGGGCAGCCCCTTATACTGACCCAGAATGCTGGCGCTGGCCTGGGCACGATGGTCCCTCAGCCGATGCTGCGCCCAATGCAAGTCATGCAGAACGCCAACCACGCCAGCAACTCATCCGTGGCCACCCAGCCCATCTTCATCACTACCCAG GGTTTCCCGGTGCGGAACGTGAGGCCGGTGCAGAACGCCATGAACACCATGAATCAGGTGGGGATAGTGCTGAACGTGCAGCAGGGCCAGACTGTCAGACCCATCACTATCGTGCCAG CGCCAGGCACCCAGTTCATGAAGCCAGGTGTGGGGGTACCGCAG GTCTTTTCCCAAGTGACCCAGGTCAGACCGGCGCCTTCTGTTCCAGTGCGGCCAGCCACCAACACCTTCACCACCGTCATCCCGGCCACCCTGACCATCCGAAGCACAGTACCCCAGTCTAACGCACAACCCAACAAGCCCACGGCAAGCATGGCCACTACCTCTGCACCCAGCCAGCCCATCCGACAGATTGCCATGCAGCCTCAACAGACCCAGAtcctggcaaccaatcagaacagCCAGAGCACGAGCTCCAACCTTGGTAAGCTTG TGAGTATTGCCAACCTGGTGGCTGTCAATAAGACCGGGGAGCCCAACGACCTGGTGAAGTTCGTGAATGCGGTGAGCGGCAATCAGAGTGCGGTTCTGAACTCCAGCCAGATTGTCCTGCCCAGCACCACCAGCAGCAGTACCAGTAACAGCAGCAGCACCGTGCAGAGGATCCTGCCCCCCGAGCCATCGGGAATGAAAT GTACCGCTGCCTCCGTATCCTCCGCCGACTCCTCCGACAGCAACAGGAAGTTCTGCCCAAGGTGCCGTGCTCAGTTCCGTGTGACGGAGGCGCTCAGAGGCCATATGTGT TACTGCTGCCCAGACCTTCTGGATTTCTCTAATAAGAGCAAGGAATCGGAGCTGCCCTCACAGACCACCCAAGCGATCTGCACTGACAAAATTATATCGGCAGCCACTCCCTCATCCACCACTCCTTCCACAACGGCGCCCCCCGCGGGCAAGGGGCAGGAATCTTCTCAGGAGGAAGGCATGCAGGGCAAGCTCATCATGCTGGTGGATGACTTCTACTACGGGCGGGATGTTGGGAACACCTACCAGATGCAGTCCTATCCCAAAGTGGCCACGACGTTCCGCTGCCCGCACTGTACCAAGAGGCTAAAAAATAATATACG GTTCATGAACCACATGAAACATCACGTGGAGTTGGACCAACAGAACGGTGAGGTGGACGGGCACACCACGTGCCAACACTGCTACAGGCAGTTCTCCACCCCCTTCCAGCTGCAGTGCCACCTGGAAAACGTGCACAGCTCGTACGAATCCACAA CCAAGTGCAAGATCTGCGAGTGGGCGTTTGACAGCGAGCCCCTATTCCTGCAGCACATGAAGGACACGCACAAACCCGGCGAGATGCCCTACGTGTGCCAG GTCTGCCAGTACCGATCCTCCATTTACGCCGAGGTGGACACGCATTTCCGGCTGAACCACGAGGACACGCGCTACCTGATGTGCGTCTATTGCCTGAAGGTGTTTAAGAACGGAAACGCCTTCCAGCAGCACTTCATGCGCCACCAG AAGAGCGTCTATCACTGCAACAAGTGCCGCCTACAGTTCCTCTTCGCAAAGGACAAGATCGAGCACAAACTGCAGCATCACAAAACCTTCCGTAAGCCCAGGCAGCTGGAGGGGCTCAAACCCGGGACAAAG GTTACAATCCGGGCATCGAGGGCACCGTCACGGTCCCTTCCTGTATCGTCGGCAGACACCACGTCGATGCCCTTAGTGGACATGGACACGGACTCGCTGGCCGACTCGCTGTATTCCATGCAGTACAAGCGCACGGTGAAGAAGACGTCTGAGAATCTCTCCAACATCCACACCAAAAG ACCACCCTATGGCAGGCAGTCGTGCCTGGAGTGCAGCTTGGACATCACTGACTTCCAGAACCACTTCCCCACCTACGTGCACTGCTCCCTGTGCCGCTATAGTACCTGCTGTTCCCGGGCGTACGCCAACCACATGATCAA TAACCACGTGCCGAGGAAAAGCCCCAAATACCTGGCCCTCTTTAAAAGCTGCAAACCCAG CGTTGTGGCACTTACCTGCTCGTCGTGTCCGTTTGTCACTCGGATCGGGGACGCGATGGCCAAGCACCTGGTGTTTAACCCGGCTCACTCCTACTGTAACGTCATTTACCCCG gTTCATCCTCAAGCTGCTTTTTAAG GATGGCGTCGAAAACCCAAGAGGACGATGTCCGGAGCTACAGGACCGCAGTCGCCACTGTCGGCACCAGCGAGAAGGTGTCGGAGGAGGCGCTCCCTGTATCCGAGGCTCCCAGCCTGGAGGAGGTCAATCACACTATCAATGTGGAGGAACTGGAGGAGGAGCTGGAGGAGAAGCCAGATGAAGCGGAGGCCGGAGAGCAGGAAGCTCAGAATAAGCAGGAGCAGCTGAGCGTGAAGAAATTGCGTGTGGTTCTGTTTGCGCTGTGCTGCAACATCCAGCAGGCCGCTGAGCACTTCCACAACTCCCCGCAGCGAATCCGGCGCTGGTTGCAGAGGTTCCAGACGTTTCAGGAGGAGAACCAGGACAACCTTTCGGAGGGCAAATACCTAGGGGCAGAGGCAGAGGAGAAACTGGCAGAGTGGGTGCTCGCCCAGAGAGAGCAGCAGCAGCCAGTGAACGAAGAGACCCTCTTCCAAAAGGCCACCAAGATCGGGCGGTCCCTGGAAGGGGGCTTCAAGATCTCCTACGAGTGGGCGGTGAGGTTCATGCTGCGGCACAACCTGAGCACCCACTCCAAAGTGGCTGTGGCACATCCGCTCCCCAAGGAGATGGAGTCCAACTCCAAGACTTTTATTGAGTTCGTCCAGCGCCAGATTCACAGCCAGGACCTGCCGCTGTCCATGATCGCTGCCGTCGATGAGATCTCGCTCTTCCTTGACCTGGAGGTGCTGGGCAGCGATGAGCGGAAGGAGAACGCTCTGCAAACGGTAGGGACCGGGGAGCCCTGGTGCGACGTGGTGGTCACCATCTTGGCCGACGGGAGTCTTCTGCCCACTTTGGTGTTCACACGGAGCAGCAGCTCGGGGGAGGTCCCCGAATCCATCATCCTGGAGGCCAGAGAGGACGGTTACACGGACGACGAAATCGTAGAACTTTGGTCCTCGCGGGTTTGGCAGAAGCACGCGGAGTGTCCGAACAACAAAGGCATGGCGGTGGTGGACTGCCACCGAACGCACCTCTCCGAGGAAGTCCTGTCTATCATGAGTTCCACCTGCACCTTGCCGGCCATAGTGCCCTCCGGCTGCAGCTCCAAAATACAACCGCTCGACGTCTGCATCAAAAGGGCCGTGAAAAACTTTTTGCATAAGAAGTGGCGGGAGCAGGCCCGGGAGATGGCCGAGGCCACCTGTGACTCCGACATCCTCTTGCAGCTCGTTCTGTGTTGGCTGGCCGAGGTCCTGGAGGTCATCACCGAGCACCCAGAGCTGGTCCAGCAGTCCTTCCTGGTGGCCAGTGTCCTCCCGGGACCCGACGGCATCGCCAACACGTCCAAGCGCAACGCCGAGATGCAGGAGGAGCTCATCAACTTGCTGGAGGAGCAGCTCAAACTGGGCGTCGGCGAGCAGGACGACGACACGGACCAATGCAACGACAGCCAGCCGGAAGAGTACACCGACccggaagtgctccagcagctcTTCGAGGGCGAGAGCGACACGGAATCTTTCTATGGATTTGACGAGACCGAATTAGAGCCCATGTGA
- the pogz gene encoding pogo transposable element with ZNF domain isoform X2, translated as MDTDLFMECEEEELEPWQKLSDVIEDSAVEDYSYMDKSSSVSVNLQPVAPLPVVTQQPLNSHFSTATTITTSAAQNSDSAKKTLVTLFANNSGQTPIVQSSGQPLILTQNAGAGLGTMVPQPMLRPMQVMQNANHASNSSVATQPIFITTQGFPVRNVRPVQNAMNTMNQVGIVLNVQQGQTVRPITIVPAPGTQFMKPGVGVPQVFSQVTQVRPAPSVPVRPATNTFTTVIPATLTIRSTVPQSNAQPNKPTASMATTSAPSQPIRQIAMQPQQTQILATNQNSQSTSSNLGKLVSIANLVAVNKTGEPNDLVKFVNAVSGNQSAVLNSSQIVLPSTTSSSTSNSSSTVQRILPPEPSGMKCTAASVSSADSSDSNRKFCPRCRAQFRVTEALRGHMCYCCPDLLDFSNKSKESELPSQTTQAICTDKIISAATPSSTTPSTTAPPAGKGQESSQEEGMQGKLIMLVDDFYYGRDVGNTYQMQSYPKVATTFRCPHCTKRLKNNIRFMNHMKHHVELDQQNGEVDGHTTCQHCYRQFSTPFQLQCHLENVHSSYESTTKCKICEWAFDSEPLFLQHMKDTHKPGEMPYVCQVCQYRSSIYAEVDTHFRLNHEDTRYLMCVYCLKVFKNGNAFQQHFMRHQKSVYHCNKCRLQFLFAKDKIEHKLQHHKTFRKPRQLEGLKPGTKVTIRASRAPSRSLPVSSADTTSMPLVDMDTDSLADSLYSMQYKRTVKKTSENLSNIHTKRPPYGRQSCLECSLDITDFQNHFPTYVHCSLCRYSTCCSRAYANHMINNHVPRKSPKYLALFKSCKPSSVVALTCSSCPFVTRIGDAMAKHLVFNPAHSYCNVIYPGSSSSCFLRMASKTQEDDVRSYRTAVATVGTSEKVSEEALPVSEAPSLEEVNHTINVEELEEELEEKPDEAEAGEQEAQNKQEQLSVKKLRVVLFALCCNIQQAAEHFHNSPQRIRRWLQRFQTFQEENQDNLSEGKYLGAEAEEKLAEWVLAQREQQQPVNEETLFQKATKIGRSLEGGFKISYEWAVRFMLRHNLSTHSKVAVAHPLPKEMESNSKTFIEFVQRQIHSQDLPLSMIAAVDEISLFLDLEVLGSDERKENALQTVGTGEPWCDVVVTILADGSLLPTLVFTRSSSSGEVPESIILEAREDGYTDDEIVELWSSRVWQKHAECPNNKGMAVVDCHRTHLSEEVLSIMSSTCTLPAIVPSGCSSKIQPLDVCIKRAVKNFLHKKWREQAREMAEATCDSDILLQLVLCWLAEVLEVITEHPELVQQSFLVASVLPGPDGIANTSKRNAEMQEELINLLEEQLKLGVGEQDDDTDQCNDSQPEEYTDPEVLQQLFEGESDTESFYGFDETELEPM; from the exons ATGGACACGGATCTGTTTATGGAATGTGAGGAGGAGGAGCTGGAACCCTGGCAGAAGCTGAGTGATGTGATCGAAGACTCGGCAGTAGAGGATTATAGCTACATGGACAAGAGCTCTTCAG TATCAGTCAATCTGCAGCCGGTGGCTCCTCTTCCCGTGGTCACTCAACAGCCCCTGAACAGCCATTTCTCCACCGCCACCACCATAACCACCAGCGCTGCGCAGAACAGCGACTCTGCCAAGAAAACCTTGGTGACGCTCTTTGCAAATAACAGTG GTCAGACGCCAATTGTGCAGTCGAGCGGGCAGCCCCTTATACTGACCCAGAATGCTGGCGCTGGCCTGGGCACGATGGTCCCTCAGCCGATGCTGCGCCCAATGCAAGTCATGCAGAACGCCAACCACGCCAGCAACTCATCCGTGGCCACCCAGCCCATCTTCATCACTACCCAG GGTTTCCCGGTGCGGAACGTGAGGCCGGTGCAGAACGCCATGAACACCATGAATCAGGTGGGGATAGTGCTGAACGTGCAGCAGGGCCAGACTGTCAGACCCATCACTATCGTGCCAG CGCCAGGCACCCAGTTCATGAAGCCAGGTGTGGGGGTACCGCAGGTCTTTTCCCAAGTGACCCAGGTCAGACCGGCGCCTTCTGTTCCAGTGCGGCCAGCCACCAACACCTTCACCACCGTCATCCCGGCCACCCTGACCATCCGAAGCACAGTACCCCAGTCTAACGCACAACCCAACAAGCCCACGGCAAGCATGGCCACTACCTCTGCACCCAGCCAGCCCATCCGACAGATTGCCATGCAGCCTCAACAGACCCAGAtcctggcaaccaatcagaacagCCAGAGCACGAGCTCCAACCTTGGTAAGCTTG TGAGTATTGCCAACCTGGTGGCTGTCAATAAGACCGGGGAGCCCAACGACCTGGTGAAGTTCGTGAATGCGGTGAGCGGCAATCAGAGTGCGGTTCTGAACTCCAGCCAGATTGTCCTGCCCAGCACCACCAGCAGCAGTACCAGTAACAGCAGCAGCACCGTGCAGAGGATCCTGCCCCCCGAGCCATCGGGAATGAAAT GTACCGCTGCCTCCGTATCCTCCGCCGACTCCTCCGACAGCAACAGGAAGTTCTGCCCAAGGTGCCGTGCTCAGTTCCGTGTGACGGAGGCGCTCAGAGGCCATATGTGT TACTGCTGCCCAGACCTTCTGGATTTCTCTAATAAGAGCAAGGAATCGGAGCTGCCCTCACAGACCACCCAAGCGATCTGCACTGACAAAATTATATCGGCAGCCACTCCCTCATCCACCACTCCTTCCACAACGGCGCCCCCCGCGGGCAAGGGGCAGGAATCTTCTCAGGAGGAAGGCATGCAGGGCAAGCTCATCATGCTGGTGGATGACTTCTACTACGGGCGGGATGTTGGGAACACCTACCAGATGCAGTCCTATCCCAAAGTGGCCACGACGTTCCGCTGCCCGCACTGTACCAAGAGGCTAAAAAATAATATACG GTTCATGAACCACATGAAACATCACGTGGAGTTGGACCAACAGAACGGTGAGGTGGACGGGCACACCACGTGCCAACACTGCTACAGGCAGTTCTCCACCCCCTTCCAGCTGCAGTGCCACCTGGAAAACGTGCACAGCTCGTACGAATCCACAA CCAAGTGCAAGATCTGCGAGTGGGCGTTTGACAGCGAGCCCCTATTCCTGCAGCACATGAAGGACACGCACAAACCCGGCGAGATGCCCTACGTGTGCCAG GTCTGCCAGTACCGATCCTCCATTTACGCCGAGGTGGACACGCATTTCCGGCTGAACCACGAGGACACGCGCTACCTGATGTGCGTCTATTGCCTGAAGGTGTTTAAGAACGGAAACGCCTTCCAGCAGCACTTCATGCGCCACCAG AAGAGCGTCTATCACTGCAACAAGTGCCGCCTACAGTTCCTCTTCGCAAAGGACAAGATCGAGCACAAACTGCAGCATCACAAAACCTTCCGTAAGCCCAGGCAGCTGGAGGGGCTCAAACCCGGGACAAAG GTTACAATCCGGGCATCGAGGGCACCGTCACGGTCCCTTCCTGTATCGTCGGCAGACACCACGTCGATGCCCTTAGTGGACATGGACACGGACTCGCTGGCCGACTCGCTGTATTCCATGCAGTACAAGCGCACGGTGAAGAAGACGTCTGAGAATCTCTCCAACATCCACACCAAAAG ACCACCCTATGGCAGGCAGTCGTGCCTGGAGTGCAGCTTGGACATCACTGACTTCCAGAACCACTTCCCCACCTACGTGCACTGCTCCCTGTGCCGCTATAGTACCTGCTGTTCCCGGGCGTACGCCAACCACATGATCAA TAACCACGTGCCGAGGAAAAGCCCCAAATACCTGGCCCTCTTTAAAAGCTGCAAACCCAG TAGCGTTGTGGCACTTACCTGCTCGTCGTGTCCGTTTGTCACTCGGATCGGGGACGCGATGGCCAAGCACCTGGTGTTTAACCCGGCTCACTCCTACTGTAACGTCATTTACCCCG gTTCATCCTCAAGCTGCTTTTTAAG GATGGCGTCGAAAACCCAAGAGGACGATGTCCGGAGCTACAGGACCGCAGTCGCCACTGTCGGCACCAGCGAGAAGGTGTCGGAGGAGGCGCTCCCTGTATCCGAGGCTCCCAGCCTGGAGGAGGTCAATCACACTATCAATGTGGAGGAACTGGAGGAGGAGCTGGAGGAGAAGCCAGATGAAGCGGAGGCCGGAGAGCAGGAAGCTCAGAATAAGCAGGAGCAGCTGAGCGTGAAGAAATTGCGTGTGGTTCTGTTTGCGCTGTGCTGCAACATCCAGCAGGCCGCTGAGCACTTCCACAACTCCCCGCAGCGAATCCGGCGCTGGTTGCAGAGGTTCCAGACGTTTCAGGAGGAGAACCAGGACAACCTTTCGGAGGGCAAATACCTAGGGGCAGAGGCAGAGGAGAAACTGGCAGAGTGGGTGCTCGCCCAGAGAGAGCAGCAGCAGCCAGTGAACGAAGAGACCCTCTTCCAAAAGGCCACCAAGATCGGGCGGTCCCTGGAAGGGGGCTTCAAGATCTCCTACGAGTGGGCGGTGAGGTTCATGCTGCGGCACAACCTGAGCACCCACTCCAAAGTGGCTGTGGCACATCCGCTCCCCAAGGAGATGGAGTCCAACTCCAAGACTTTTATTGAGTTCGTCCAGCGCCAGATTCACAGCCAGGACCTGCCGCTGTCCATGATCGCTGCCGTCGATGAGATCTCGCTCTTCCTTGACCTGGAGGTGCTGGGCAGCGATGAGCGGAAGGAGAACGCTCTGCAAACGGTAGGGACCGGGGAGCCCTGGTGCGACGTGGTGGTCACCATCTTGGCCGACGGGAGTCTTCTGCCCACTTTGGTGTTCACACGGAGCAGCAGCTCGGGGGAGGTCCCCGAATCCATCATCCTGGAGGCCAGAGAGGACGGTTACACGGACGACGAAATCGTAGAACTTTGGTCCTCGCGGGTTTGGCAGAAGCACGCGGAGTGTCCGAACAACAAAGGCATGGCGGTGGTGGACTGCCACCGAACGCACCTCTCCGAGGAAGTCCTGTCTATCATGAGTTCCACCTGCACCTTGCCGGCCATAGTGCCCTCCGGCTGCAGCTCCAAAATACAACCGCTCGACGTCTGCATCAAAAGGGCCGTGAAAAACTTTTTGCATAAGAAGTGGCGGGAGCAGGCCCGGGAGATGGCCGAGGCCACCTGTGACTCCGACATCCTCTTGCAGCTCGTTCTGTGTTGGCTGGCCGAGGTCCTGGAGGTCATCACCGAGCACCCAGAGCTGGTCCAGCAGTCCTTCCTGGTGGCCAGTGTCCTCCCGGGACCCGACGGCATCGCCAACACGTCCAAGCGCAACGCCGAGATGCAGGAGGAGCTCATCAACTTGCTGGAGGAGCAGCTCAAACTGGGCGTCGGCGAGCAGGACGACGACACGGACCAATGCAACGACAGCCAGCCGGAAGAGTACACCGACccggaagtgctccagcagctcTTCGAGGGCGAGAGCGACACGGAATCTTTCTATGGATTTGACGAGACCGAATTAGAGCCCATGTGA